The following nucleotide sequence is from Verrucomicrobiota bacterium.
AAAGCAACCGCAATCCGAGGATTTCCCCTGACTTGATCAAATGATGCAGGTAGGCGCGGCTGAATTCGCGACAACAAGGACAAGCGCAATCGGCCTGCACGGGCGTCTCGTCCAAGCGGTGCTTGGCATTCTTCAAGTTGAGCGGCCCGTCCGCGGTGAAGGCCGTGCCATGTCGGGCGTAGCGGGTCGGCAGCACGCAATCGAAAAGATCAATCCCCCGGGCGATCATTTCCACCATTTGCGGCGGGGTGCCCAAGCCCATGGCGTAGCGCGGGCGCGTCTTCGGAAGAAAGGGCACCGAATGCTCGACCGCCCGCATCATCTCCTCTTCCGGCTCGCCCACACTCACGCCCCCCACCGCGTAGCCATCGAAGTCCAGATCTACCAGCGAGCGGGCCGCCCGCTCCCGGAGATCGGCGTAAACCGAGCCCTGCACGATCCCAAACAGCCACTGCCTTCCCTCCCAGGGAAGATGGCTCCGGTGCGAGGCCGCATGCCACTCCCGACAGCGCCCCGCCCAGCGAGTGGTCAGCGCGAGACTCTCCTCCGCGTAACCGCGCTCGCAGGGGTAGGGCGGGCATTCGTCGAAGGCCATGGCAATGTCGGCCCCGAGCGTCGCTTGGATTTCCAGCGAAACCTCGGGACTGAGAAAGGTCTCCGCTCCATTGAGATGATTTTGAAAAGTGACTCCCGCCTCCTGAATCTGGCGAAGCTTAGCCAGCGAGAACACCTGGTAGCCACCGCTATCGGTCAGAATGGCCCGGTCCCAAGCCATGAAGCGATGCAGCCCCCCCAT
It contains:
- the tgt gene encoding tRNA guanosine(34) transglycosylase Tgt, with translation MSAFSLLREDADSLARAGELATAHGLIPTPRFMPVGTQGTVKSVSPHELREEVEARVLLGNTYHLFLRPGLEVIQRMGGLHRFMAWDRAILTDSGGYQVFSLAKLRQIQEAGVTFQNHLNGAETFLSPEVSLEIQATLGADIAMAFDECPPYPCERGYAEESLALTTRWAGRCREWHAASHRSHLPWEGRQWLFGIVQGSVYADLRERAARSLVDLDFDGYAVGGVSVGEPEEEMMRAVEHSVPFLPKTRPRYAMGLGTPPQMVEMIARGIDLFDCVLPTRYARHGTAFTADGPLNLKNAKHRLDETPVQADCACPCCREFSRAYLHHLIKSGEILGLRLLSLHNLHFYVALTERARQAVLDNRFGDFRKEFHERYRAA